The region GGGGGGAGATGAAGCGGGTCAGGGCGCGCGTGGTGCCGTCCAGGCGGACGTTGCCCTCCACCTCGAACAGGTAGTTCACGGCGTAACCGGTGGCGGCCCCGCGCCGGGGTAGGCGTTTGCTCTGCACCTCGATCCCGCGCGCCACGTTGGGCCACACGACGTCCTTGGCGTTCACGCGCCGCCCGGCGACGGTCATGGGCTCGCAGGCGTTCAGGGGGGAGAACGGGTCGCCCGTGCGGATCAGCGGGCCGAAGTCGGTCTTCCAGCCCAGGCAGATGCCGTCCAGGTCGATCTGCGCCGCGAAGGGCACGTCGGGCCGGTCGCGGGTCAGTTGGTGCAGCCACACGACGCCCTGCGAATGCCCCAGCAGCACGATCCTCGGGGCGTCCGGGCCGGTCCACGCGGCGCGCAGGGCGTCCAGGTCCGCCAGCAGGGCCGCGTACCCGCGCTGCTCGGTGCCGGTGCGGGCGGACACGAAGCGCGCGGTGGGGCTGCTGGCGTAGTTCGCGGCCTGCACGCTCAGACCGGCCGCCTGGAATTCACGGGCGACGCGGTCCACGGTGCCGCGTGACCCCAGGTACGCCCAGTTGTCGCGCGGCGCGGCGCACGGCACCCCGCAGCGTCCCGCCACGCTGAGAATCACGACGTCCGGCGCGGCGCCGCCCAGGTCCACGGGGGGCGTGTCGGCGGCGTTGACCGTCAGTGTGGGCGCGCAGGCGGTCAGGAGGAGCAGGGTGGGCAGCGCGGAACGCATCGGGTCACCAGTGTAGTCGGCGCCCGGCCCGGCCGATTCGGGATCGCGTCACGGTGTCCCGGGGTCATACGGGACTCAAGTGATTCCACATCATTCGGAGTCGCCCGGTGGCCCCCTCACCCTTCCGTCGCTTCGCGCCTCCCTCCCTCTCTGCTGCGCAGCTCTCCGAGTCCCACAGGGGGAGAGGGAACAACGGAACGCGATCACGGTGCAAGCAAGTCAATTTAATCCCGTATCAGGGGGTGCGGGCGCGGTAGAGCTTCACGGGGCGCCCGGCGTTCCCGTACTGGTGTTCCAGCGTGGCCTGCTCGCTGCGCACGAGGTGTTCGAGGTACCGCCACGCCGTCACGCGGCTCAGGCCGACCTGCTCCCCGATCTCCTCGGCGGTGACGGACTGCGCGGCGCCCTGGAGGGCCTGCACGACGCGGTCCAGGGTGTTCGGGTCGATGCCGCGTGGCAGGGCGGCCGGTTGCGCCGCGCCGTGCCCGAGCAGGCGGTCCAGGCGGCCCTGGTCCAGGCGGGCCGCGCCGGGTCCCGGCAGGCGGCGGGTGCGGTGCCGGGCGAGCAGGTCCTGAAGCCGCGCGCCGGTGAACGGTTTGATCAGGTAGTCGAACGCGCCGTGCGCGAGGGCCAGCCGGACGCTGTTCTCGTCGTCGGCGGCGGTGATCAGGGCCACGTCGGTGGTCAGGCCGTGCGCGCGCCAGTGCCGCAGGAGGCCCAGGCCGCTGCCGTCGGGCAGGTGGACGTCCAGCAGGATCAGGTCGGGTTTCAGCGCCTGCGCCAGCGCGTCGCCCTGGGCGCAGGTGGCGGCGCTGCCGACGACGTGCACGTCGGGGTCGCGTTCGAGCAGGTCGCGGTTGACGCGGGCGACGCGCAGGTCGTCCTCGACGAGCAGCACGCGGATTCGGGCGTTCATGCGGTCACCTCGGCCGGTTCGGGGGGGCGGTGTGGGAGGGGCTGCGGGAGGCTCAGCTGGAAGACGGTCAGCGGGCCGCGCCGGGTGTGGCGCAGGCTGCCGCCCAGGCCCTGCACGCGCGCGTGGACGCCGTGCAGGCCGTAGCCGCGGCCCTCGCCCTTGCTGCTCGCCCCCCGGTCGAAGAGGGTGTCGTGCAGGGCCGGGGGCACGCCGGGGCCGCTGTCCTCCACCTCGACCTGCATGCCGTCCGGGTCCTCGCCGATGGTGACGGTGACCAGCCCGGGCTGCCCGGCGAGCGCCTCGAAGGCGTTCTCGGTGAGGTTCCCCACGGCGCTGACCAGGGTGTCGGCGTGGCGTTCCCAGTGGGGGCCAAGGTGGCTGCCCTCGGTGATCTGGAAGTCGATGCCGAGTTCCTGCGCCCGCTCGCGCTTTCCGGCCAGCAGCGCCACCAGCCGGGGGACCTGCACGTCGCGCAGCAGCTGCCGGAACTGCGCGTCGGCGTGAATCTCGGCGTTCAGGACGCGCAGGGCCTCCTCGCCCCGCCCGAGCTGCAGCAGGCCGGACAGGACGTGCAGGCGGTTCTGGTACTCGTGCGTCTGGGCGCGCAGGACGTCCACGAAGCCGCGCGCGTGCGTGAGTTCCTCTGCCAGGGCCAGGGCCTCGGCGCGGTCGCGGAAGCCCGCGACGAACCCGCCGCCCTCCAGCGGTTCGAGGTTCACGAGGACCGGCTCGCCCCGCAGGGCCAGTTCCAGGTTCTGGGTACGCGCCGCCCCACCAGCGGTCAGCAGGGCCAGTTCCGGCCAGAGGGTCGCCAGGGGCGCCGGGGCGCTCTGGCCGCCCAGCAGGGTCACGGCGCGGTCGCTGCTGAGCGTCACCAGCCCGCCTGCATCGACCGCCAGCACGCCCTCGCGCAGGGCGGCCAGCACGGCGCGCTGCTGGCGGGCCAGCGCGGCGATCTGTTCGGGTTCCAGGTTCAGGATCTCGGCCCGCAGGCGCCGGGCGGCCCACACCGCGCCCACCGTGCCCAGGCCCAGCGCGAGCACGAACCACGGCAGCAGGCTGATCAGGGCGCTGCCAACCAGATGCCACACCTGCGGCATGAGGTACCCGGTGCTGACCACGCCCACCACGCGGCTGCCGGGCACGCCGCCTGCCCAGACCGGGACCTTGCCGCGCACGCTCAGGCCCAGGCTGCCGCGCGCGACCGACACGACCTCCTGCCCGGCGAGCGGCTGGGCGTTGTCGCCGCCCTCCATGGGTTTGCCCAGCCGCTCGGGAACGGGGTGCGCCAGGCGGATGCCGCGCGCGTTGCCGACCACGATGAAGTCCGCGCCCGCCTCCTCGCGCAGGACGTTCACCTGGGTGTTCAGCGCGGCGTCCTGCGTGCCGCGCGCGGTGCCCTGCACGACCACGGGCAGTTTCGCCACGATGCGACTGGCAGTCAGGGCGCGCTCGCCCAGGCGTTCGCGGGCCTCGCCGTACAGCTGCGCGGTCTGCACGCCGACCAGCAGGGCGGTCATGGCACACAGCACGATCAGGTGCAGGCGCACCAGTCGGCCCTGCAGGTTGGGGCGTCGTCGGGTCATGGGTGTTCGCCACCGATTGTAGGAGCGCGCGGCCCGTCACACCCAGGGGTTGCGTGCATTGCGTTCACGGGCGTGCATTGCGTACACGGATTGCTCGGCCAGCACGCAAAAAAACTCTTGTGACCGGGGCCGGGTGGGCGTAGGGTACGGGTGACACCACAACCCACCCCCTCACCGGAGGAAC is a window of Deinococcus grandis DNA encoding:
- a CDS encoding response regulator, translated to MNARIRVLLVEDDLRVARVNRDLLERDPDVHVVGSAATCAQGDALAQALKPDLILLDVHLPDGSGLGLLRHWRAHGLTTDVALITAADDENSVRLALAHGAFDYLIKPFTGARLQDLLARHRTRRLPGPGAARLDQGRLDRLLGHGAAQPAALPRGIDPNTLDRVVQALQGAAQSVTAEEIGEQVGLSRVTAWRYLEHLVRSEQATLEHQYGNAGRPVKLYRARTP
- a CDS encoding ATP-binding protein — protein: MTRRRPNLQGRLVRLHLIVLCAMTALLVGVQTAQLYGEARERLGERALTASRIVAKLPVVVQGTARGTQDAALNTQVNVLREEAGADFIVVGNARGIRLAHPVPERLGKPMEGGDNAQPLAGQEVVSVARGSLGLSVRGKVPVWAGGVPGSRVVGVVSTGYLMPQVWHLVGSALISLLPWFVLALGLGTVGAVWAARRLRAEILNLEPEQIAALARQQRAVLAALREGVLAVDAGGLVTLSSDRAVTLLGGQSAPAPLATLWPELALLTAGGAARTQNLELALRGEPVLVNLEPLEGGGFVAGFRDRAEALALAEELTHARGFVDVLRAQTHEYQNRLHVLSGLLQLGRGEEALRVLNAEIHADAQFRQLLRDVQVPRLVALLAGKRERAQELGIDFQITEGSHLGPHWERHADTLVSAVGNLTENAFEALAGQPGLVTVTIGEDPDGMQVEVEDSGPGVPPALHDTLFDRGASSKGEGRGYGLHGVHARVQGLGGSLRHTRRGPLTVFQLSLPQPLPHRPPEPAEVTA